The following DNA comes from Candidatus Methylacidiphilales bacterium.
AAGTGTTCCCTATGGAATGGCTGGTTTGGACCATAACAATAGTGCTCATGCTCTGTGGAGTGGCGGGAACGTTCCTGCCCGTGCTGCCCGGGCTCGGTTTGATCTGGCTGGCGGCGCTTTTTCACAAGCTGATGCTGCCGCAAGTGTTGTCCTGGTGGATCGTGGGCCTGCTGTTTCTGGGTGTGATTGCCGGGTTCTTGGTGGATTGGATGAGCGGATTGTTGGCGGCAAGGTGGCTGGGTTCCACGCGTTACGGATTGATCGGCGCGTTTTTGGGCGGTCTGATAGGCTTGTTTTTCGGCCTGCCGGGATTACTGGTTGGGCCGTTGATTGGCGCCCTGCTCGGAGAGCTGATCTTTTCCAGACGCGGGCTCAAGGCTTCCACAAAGGTTGCCGCGGGGGTGGGGATCGGGATTGTTGCCGCCAGCCTGATCCGGCTCGGGATTGCGGTTTTAATGGTGCTGGCGTTTGTGCTGAATGTGCTGCTGAGATAAATAAATTCAATTGAACCACGAAGACACCAAGGCACGAAGAGACACATTTTTAGAA
Coding sequences within:
- a CDS encoding DUF456 domain-containing protein: MEWLVWTITIVLMLCGVAGTFLPVLPGLGLIWLAALFHKLMLPQVLSWWIVGLLFLGVIAGFLVDWMSGLLAARWLGSTRYGLIGAFLGGLIGLFFGLPGLLVGPLIGALLGELIFSRRGLKASTKVAAGVGIGIVAASLIRLGIAVLMVLAFVLNVLLR